The genomic window GACAATACTCAAAAGCAGGGGAGTTTGTATATGACAGACCATTCCTTTGGGGATCAAAAAGAACAGGACCGGATTTACATAGAGAAGGGGGTAAAAACCCAAGCTCTTGGCACTACAAGCATATGTACAACCCGAGATCTACTTCTGCCGGTTCTATCATGCCTCGTTACCCTTGGTTAATTTCTACAGATCTAGACAGATCTAAAATGGTTGACAAAATGAAACTTATGAAAGGAACATTTGATGTACCATATACTAAAGCTGAAATTGACTCTGCAAACTCTTGGGCAGATAACCAGGCTAAAAAAATTGTAAAAGATATCTTCTCTGAAGCCAATGACTTGAAGCAGGAATATGCAAAGAGACCTGATGTAAAATTGGAGACAAAAGAGGTTGTAGCTCTTATCTCTTATCTGCAAAGATTAGGTACAGATATCAAAACAACTGAAATTAAAACAGCAAGTAATAACTAAAAAACGCTAAAAGGTCTATGATTCCTCAGAACTTTAAAGATATATTATCCAATACAGAAAATGCTGGTTTTTACCAGACACTGGCTCTGATTTTCTTTATACTGTTCTTCTTAGCTTTGATAATATATGTTTTTAGCAGACCTAAAAAATATTACAAAGAAGAAGAAGAGGCTCCTCTGCAGGATGATGAAGATGATTTTAATTTAAAAAATTAAACTATTTATTATGAAACAAAGAACACCGGTTGTTGTAAACATTTTAATAATAATTGGACTTTTAATAGTTTTTTATTATTTGTTTGTACAAAGCTACTCGTTTTTAACGTCTCCATATTTCTGGGGAACTGTAGTGATCAGTGCAATCTTGGCTTATATCCACAG from Chryseobacterium camelliae includes these protein-coding regions:
- a CDS encoding cbb3-type cytochrome oxidase subunit 3; its protein translation is MIPQNFKDILSNTENAGFYQTLALIFFILFFLALIIYVFSRPKKYYKEEEEAPLQDDEDDFNLKN